A window of Cryptomeria japonica chromosome 3, Sugi_1.0, whole genome shotgun sequence contains these coding sequences:
- the LOC131045685 gene encoding peroxidase 2-like — MSPLFGQKVEVFSLILVMLCLWDVNGQLSSTFYDKMCPQALSTVKAAVKVAVAKEKRMAASLLRLHFHDCFVNGCDGSILLDTTSGEKGAGPNANSVRGFEVIDTIKTQVEAVCSGVVSCADILAIAARDSVVELGGPTWTILLGRRDSTIASRDATNSNLPAPSSTLRELITNFTSKGLSTKDMVALSGAHTIGQARCTTFRDRIYNDRNIDKVFATSLEANCPNSSGKGDNNIAPIDTLSPTIFDNNYYKDLISKKGVFHSDQELFNGASTDSQVTTYSTNQNTFFNDFVTAMVKMGNIKPLIGTRGQVQKNCRKPN; from the exons GGTAATGTTGTGTTTGTGGGATGTGAACGGGCAGCTTAGCTCGACGTTTTATGATAAGATGTGTCCCCAGGCACTGTCAACAGTCAAAGCTGCCGTGAAAGTAGCAGTCGCCAAGGAGAAACGAATGGCTGCTTCATTGCTACGCCTTCACTTTCACGACTGTTTCGTTAAC GGGTGTGATGGGTCGATCTTATTGGATACCACAAGTGGAGAAAAAGGTGCAGGTCCTAACGCCAATTCTGTAAGAGGATTTGAGGTGATAGACACCATTAAGACTCAAGTGGAGGCTGTTTGCAGTGGAGTTGTGTCTTGTGCTGATATTCTCGCCATTGCTGCTCGTGATTCTGTAGTTGAA TTGGGAGGGCCAACATGGACAATATTGTTAGGAAGAAGAGACTCCACCATTGCGAGTCGAGATGCTACCAATTCCAATCTTCCAGCCCCCTCTTCTACCCTAAGAGAACTCATTACGAACTTTACTAGTAAAGGCCTTTCTACAAAGGATATGGTTGCACTTTCAG GTGCTCATACAATTGGTCAAGCACGGTGCACAACTTTTAGAGATCGCATATACAATGATAGAAATATTGATAAGGTATTTGCCACCTCTCTTGAAGCCAATTGCCCAAATAGTAGTGGCAAAGGTGATAACAATATTGCTCCCATAGACACTCTTAGTCCAACTATTTTTGATAATAACTACTACAAAGATTTGATAAGCAAGAAAGGAGTTTTCCACTCAGATCAGGAGCTATTCAATGGAGCATCTACTGATTCTCAAGTGACTACCTATTCCACCAATCAAAACACCTTTTTTAATGATTTTGTTACTGCCATGGTGAAAATGGGAAACATCAAACCCCTAATTGGCACCCGTGGACAAGTGCAAAAAAATTGCAGAAAACCCAATTAA